CGACACATTCTAGCTGTCTGCCAAAAACTAATCACCAATTCTGGCTCATCAACAAAATGTTGACCCATAATACGCAAATTGATCAATTTTTTTTGATGGGACATCACTTGTAACATGGTAGATGTTACACCGGAAAAATTTGAATTAGAGTTACCAATAATTAATTCTATTTCATTAGGTTTTGCATCACTCTTAGAGAGTTCTGTCATATTATCTAGCGCCTGATTTAAGTGGTGAATATGAAGTTAATAAGTACAGAAAGTAACTTTCCGCAAGAGGCAAAGAATGTTTTACAATACCCACATTCAACGTATAAACAAATTGTAACATGCCAAACATCCAGGAAAAAACAAATGGCGCACACGTCATTTTATTTGATTCAACTTATTTTGATACACCCGAAGCTGAAATTTTTACAGATCAGTTCTGGTCAAATCAAAATAAAATAATCGGCCAAGCTACTGGTCGAGGTACCACTTATTTTTTTAAACACCAAAATGGCGAATACGTTTTACGGCATTACCTTAGAGGTGGCTTGGTAGGAAAAATATTAGATGGCCAATATGTTTTTACCGGTCTACATCGCACCAGGGCTTGGAAAGAATTTAATTTACTACATCACATGGCAAACTTAGGTTTACCTTGTCCAACCCCTATTGCCGCGCAAATTAAGCGAGTGGGACTGTATTATCAAGCAGATATTATTTTGTGCAAAATACCTCAAGCTAAAGATGTGTTTAATATTTTACTCGAAAAAAGTATTAGCCCAGATATATGGCAAAAAATTGGCCAAACCATAGCTAAGTTTCATCAACAGCAAATTTACCACCACGACTTAAATATTCACAATATTATGCTGGATCATAATAATAAAGCTTGGTTAATCGATTTTGATAAATGTTCAGTAAAACAAGGAGAAAAATGGAAAAGTGCTAATTTGTCTCGTTTACATCGTTCTTTTGAAAAAGAGCAAAGATTAAAAAATATTTATTGGTCAGAAAACGATTGGCTGGCATTACAAACTGGTTACTTAGAGTTTTAAAGAGACTAATGCTCACTCAGCCAAGCAGAAAAAACCTGCTAAAAAGTCATTAATAAGTATTAACTTTAGTTTAATTTATATTTGAAATTTGCATAAATCAAACTTTCCGTTTTAGATTCAAGGTTAAGATCTGTATATTCAAAATTTGCCCCTAGTTTAACTAGCCAATCTCCAAATTGAGTTTGATAAAAACCAGACAGTCTATGTATATCTTCGCTGTTGCCTGATACAACCGGCGAAGGCTGTTGCTTATCTTGGTTCAGTTTTAAACGGTTAAACATTATTTCAAACAGATCACCGTCACTAAATTGCTTATTTATCCCCAAGGTCAACATATCAGCATCACTATCAAAAGTACTACCAATGGCTCTATTGTAAAAACGATAACCACCAGTATAAGTAGAATGTTCGTAGTAACAATTATTTCCTGGTAGACCTTGATTTGAGCAGGCCACATTTGTATCACTTGTTTCTAAATAAATTTTACTGCCCCAGAAATAACTCGATAAACCAACTAGATTAGCATTATCTCTAACATTCAAATAATCTCCTTTATCTTCACCAATCCTTTGTCCGTATAGACTAAAGGGTCGTTCAAAAATAATTAAACTATAGCTAAAGTCTATGCCCGCAAGGTGATTTCCAATAGGCGATTTTAAGTCATTGTTACAACTAATGGCGCCATTAATACAGTCTCTCTCAAAAGTAACCAAATCAATAAAATCTGAAAATGAATTGCCTTTTCCTTCTCCCCCCCACATAGCGTTCCAAGACAAACCTATTTCAAGGCCTGAGACGGGCTTGAAATTAAAACGACTACTCCAAATTTTGGTATCGGGTACACTCCGTTCAGTTTCTAATTGCCCTAACTGCATTGTGAAAAACCATGGCCCTAGGTAACTTAACAAGTGATGTTTAGATCGAGTAGTTTCTGAACGAGACAAGGCTAATGCCGGAATAGGACGGGCATTGTTACTTAAAATTAAACTACTAGACTGCGCTGGCCCCCACCATTGACTTATACTACCTAAACGTAAATTCCAGTCTCCGAACTGATAAGCGATAAAGCTTTCATCAAAATGTTTTTTACCACCACGCTCATAATTGGCTGACACTTGTCCGGCCCAGCGTCCAACATAAAACTCTTTGGTTATATTTAGTTGTACTTTTTGTGCCTGCAAACCAGAAAAGTCTGTAAAGCGACTATCATCGCTAGCACCATACAAGCTGATTATCGACTGGCCTGTTTGAGATTTATGCACTTGTAAATAATGTTTTAAGCGCTTTGCAGCAATTGACGGGATAGAGGGTAATTCTGCTGTTTGAATTTTCTCTAATTGTTGAGCTATGCCTTTCCAAGGTACCGGAAAACTCGTCACCGCCGCATCTAACACCCCTCATTCACTCAAGGTTTGCAGATCTTTGTGCAATTGTGGCTCTAATGTACCAATCCAAGGAGAACAAAATACTCGTGGAGTAATACTAAATAAAAAAAATACGACTAAAACTCGTACGAATTGATTCACTAATAGTGATTCCCTAAAAAAATGACAAGTAAGATAACAAAAAAATATTACCTTATTACCGCTACAGTAAACAATTTTTCATCCCCTTTGACATTGTTTTTTTGATTTATTTATTAAAAATAATAATATTTTTAACAATTTTTATAACACAAGCTCATAACTGAGTTACCTATGCCAGTTGCAACGGCCCTCTTCAGCGTTTATTGTTCGCAGATAAATATATAAATCTTAAAAGACGCAGGACAAATGAGCAATTTTCAATACGATTATGTGATAGTAGGTGCAGGGTTATTTGGGGCTGTTTTTGCTCGGGAAGCACTACAAAAAGGCCTCAAAGTGTTAGTGATTGATAAACGCCATCACTCGGGGGGGAATATATACTGTGAAAACATTGAAGGTATTAATGTGCACAAATATGGTGCGCATATTTTCCATACCAGCAATAAAGAAGTGTGGAACTACGTAAATCAGTTTGTTGAATTTAATCATTACGTTAATTCTCCCATCGCAAATTACCGCGAAAAGCTCTACAACCTGCCTTTTAATATGAATACCTTTTATCAGTTATGGGGCGTTAAAACACCAGCAGAAGCAAGGGCAAAAATTGAAGAGCAACGTCAACCTTATCGCGATATTGAACCTAGTAATCTAGAAGAACAGGCTCTTTTTCTTGGCGGTAAAGATTTATATGAAACTTTAATAAAAGGTTATACGGAAAAACAATGGGGCCGTCCTGCTACTGAGATCCCATCATTCATCATCAAACGTTTACCTTTTAGATTTACTTTCGACAACAATTACTTCAATGATTTATACCAAGGCGTGCCTATTGGTGGCTACAACACGCTAACAAATGCATTGTTTGAAGGCGTTGAAATTCATACTGGCGTTAACTATTTTGACAACAAAGAAAAATACGACCAACTCGCCCGTAAAGTTTTATACACAGGCAAAATAGATGAATTTTTTGAGTATCAATTAGGTAAATTGGAATATCGTAGTTTGCATTTTGAAACGCAAGTCCTTGACCAAGAGAATTATCAAGGAAATGCAGTAGTTAATTACACTGAAAAAGATATCCCATTTACGCGGATTATCGAACACAAACACTTTGAATTTGGCACTCAAGAAAAAACAATAGTAACGCATGAGTACCCTCATGAATTTAGTAAAGATAACGAACCCTATTATCCAATAAACGACACTGACAATAACGCTCTGATAGCTAGTTATAAAGAAATGGCTGCTTCAGCAGATTATTGCGATAAATATTTATTTGGAGGGCGTTTAGCTGATTACAGATACTATGACATGGATGACACCATTGAAGCCGCATTATCATTAACTAAAACCGAATTGGACAATCAATAAAATGACAGACAAGGTATTTATTTCCCGCAACTACCGCGGCATGTTTGGAGCAGCTGGTAAGGCTAAAATAGATTGTGAAACCATACTGACAAATCAAGGCTGGAGAAACCTAGGTTTTAAACAAACTTGGGTAACCAATTCATTACTCGGCACGCTGATCAGTGCTTTAGGCGTAACTTGGGGGTTGATAAGACTAAAACGTCACTCCTATGTGTGTTTACAGTACCCTTTTAATAAATTTTTCCGCTACTGTGTTTGGGGCGCTGAAATAAAAAAATGTAAAATTGTTACCATAGTTCACGATGTAAGAAGCCTTAAGGGTAAATACGAATTTTCTCAAAAGGAAATGGACTTACTCAATAGATGTGACCAACTCATCATTCATAATCCAGCGATGCGCCGCTGGTTTGAAGAGCAATCCATACAATCACAACTATTCGAAATTGGTGCCTTTGATTATTTACACACAGCTAAAGTAACCATTGAGAAAAAACCTTTTAACTTCGAAAAATTGCGTATTGTATTTGCTGGCAACATAGGCTCAAAACAAAGTTTTGTTTATGAATTGGATACCTTAGAAAGCGCTAACTACTGCATTGATCTTTACGGCACAAATTTCTATCCCAATAGTGTTAAAGATAACAAAAACTCAATCTTAAATTACAAAGGTGTTTTTCCTGCTGATGAAGTTATCGATCGTATAGATGGTGATTTTGGCTTGGTATGGTACGGTGAATCACTTGATTCATGTGATGGATTACCGGGAAAATATTTGAAATACAACAACCCTCATAAACTATCACTTTATGTTTTATGTGGAATGCCTATCATTATCTGGGATAAAGCAGCCATGGCTGATTTTGTTGTTAGTAACGGTATAGGTTTCACTATATCATCACTTAATGAATTGCCTGCTAAGATGAAGTCGTTACAGCCTGAAGACTATGCACGCTTCAAAACCAATGCCGCTAAAATAAAGCAAAATTTAGAAGCTGGGGAATTTTTACGGCAATCCTTAGAAAAGGCTGAACAGGCTTTAGCTGATAAAAATTGGACCACCGAAAAAAAATAAGTTCAAATTAAACAGGTGATATGGTTATGCTTTCTAGATATCCAATCACCTATTAATTTAACACTGTAAAACTAGCCACTTAAATGAGCTGAACATCAATTATGCATAGAAAAGCAATTTACCCAGGTACATTTGATCCGGTGACTAATGGTCATGCAGATCTGATAGAAAGAGCCGCGAAGATGTTCGATCATGTCATTATTGGTATTGCATCAAATCCTAGCAAAAAACCCTTATTCACTCTCGATGAACGAGTAGAGTTAATTAAACAAGTCACTCAACATTTAGACAATGTAGAAGTAATTGGTTTTACCGGACTGTTAGCTGACTTTGCTAAGCAACAAAAAGCAGCAATTCTAGTACGGGGCTTAAGAGCGGTATCAGATTTTGAATACGAATTTCAATTAGCCAATATGAATAGAAGGTTAAATCCGGATTTAGAAAGTGTCTTTATGACTCCCGCCGAAGAAAACTCATTTATTTCATCAACCTTGGTTAAAGAAGTTGCCTTACACAGAGGCGAGGTAACTGAATTTTGTCACCCTGCAGTGATTGCAGCTTTAAAAAATAAACTCCACCCACACACATAACTAAGTTTGACGCTAATTCTGGCAAGATGGGCAGTAAAAAGTATTTCGCTGTCCAATCATCAAGGATTGAATTGGCGTTAGACAAGCATCACAATTTTCACCCGCTCTGCCATACACTAATAACTGCTGAGCAAAATAGCCTGGTTTGCCATCAGCTTGCATAAAGTCTTTTAAGGTAGTGCCGCCTTGTGCTATGGCACTAGCCAATACTTTTTTAATAATTTCGGCTAAGGCTAAATATCGTTTTTTAGTGATTTTATTCGCTGGTTTTCGTGGGTCAATCCCAGCAATAAATAAAGACTCATTAGCGTAGATATTGCCCACACCCACTACTACTTTATTGTCCATAATAAAGTTTTTCACTGCCACAGATTTATTCCGTGATAACTCATACAATCTTGTACCATCAAAGTCATCCGTCAACGGCTCAGGGCCAAGAGAAGCCAATAAACTTAGTTGCGGCTCATTAATCCCCTGCCATAAGCAAGAACCAAACCTACGAGCGTCATTAAAACGCAAACACACACCGTTCTGCATAACAATGTCAATGTGATCATGCTTTTTAATTTCTGTATCACTATCCACCACACAGAGCTTACCCGACATGCCTAAATGCAAAACAATACTGCCTTTACTGGTATCCAGTAATAAATACTTAGCCCGACGACGAATCGAATCAATCATCAATCCTTCGGCCAAATAAACATTATCTGGTACAGGCCAACGTAACTTGGGCTGGCGTACTATGATTTGTTCTATTATTTGTTTTTCTAAGTGGGGAGTGATACCTAAACGGCTCACTTCGACTTCTGGTAATTCTGGCATGTTTTAGTTATCTACAAGTAAAGATGTGAAGTCAGGACTGATTAACATATAAGTTTGCTGTTCAAATTTAACCAGCGTTTTATCGGCAAAAGATAAAAAAGAATATTCGATGGGCTCGGCTTGGCCTACAAACCACAACTTAACAACTTGGCTGTCTGCTTGCCAATTAAGCTCTGAATCAAATAACTGCACTTGAGCATTTTGCCAATGACTGACTAACAGGTTTAAATCATCAAGGTTTAAAGAGCCGGATTTAGAACGCCAACCTTGACCAATACGTTCTACTGTATCTTGCTCAAACTCTATGGTGGTAACAACCCAGTCCGAAGGGATCAAGCTAGTACGAGTAATTGTATCATCTAAGCCTCGATTCAAAAAATCACTACTGAAATTGAATAACAAGATCAAAATCAAGGTAGTGAAAATAATAACGTTGTTCCAGCCTCGCTGAGAAAGTCTAATCATAGAGATAATAACAAGTAATCAATTTATAAATAAGTATGACATATGCTTTGAACGCAAAAAACCCGACTAAAAGCCGGGTTCTTCAGGAGACAAAACCAATAAATTACTTGATTTTGGCTTCTTTAAACAAAACGTGCTGACGAATTTTAGGATCAAACTTTTTGATCTCCATTTTGCCAGGCATATTACGTTTGTTTTTATCTGTAGTGTAGTAAAAACCGGTACCAGCACTAGATACTAATTTAATTTTATCACGCATAATCTGGTTCCTTAAATTTTAACACCGTCGGCACGCATATCAGCTAATACTGTATCGATACCTTTTTTATCAATAATACGCATACCTTTAACAGATAAACGCAATTTCACGAAACGGTTTTCACTCTCAACCCAAAAACGGTGAGATTGAAGATTTGGCAAAAAACGACGACGAGTCGAATTTTTTGCGTGTGAACGGTTGTTACCTACCGCTGGACGCTTGCCAGTAACTTGACATACTTTGGCCATGGCCTGTCTCCAAACAATCTAAAAAATTTTAGCTCTGACTCCGATTTAATTAAACACTATTAAATTCAGCTCAGTTAACGCTATTACAAGAGGGCGCATTTTATACAGCAAATTCAAAATCAGTTCAAGAATAATGTGTATAAAAACCGCTATTTTGTTGTTTCTGGCAGAAATACTGGCAAATATGTAAATATTACGACTAGATTAGTCCCCTTTGTGCAAATGACACTGCCACTCCGTCACCTATCACAAAATGGTCTAACACTTTAATGTCTAATAAACTAAAAGCATCCACTATACGTTTAGTAATGCTCTTATCTGCTTGACTAGGTTCAGCCACACCAGATGGGTGATTATGGGCCAGTATCACCGCTGCAGCATTATCTTTTAACGCTTGCTGTACTAATACCCTAGGGTAAACAGACGCACTGTCTATAGTGCCGTAGAACATAGGACGAAAAGTAATGAGTCTGTGCTGGCTATCGAGTAACAACATAGCAAACACTTCATGAGGTTGATCACGTAATTTAGCAATTAAATACGCTTGGGTTTGCTCTACAGAATTGAAGGAGTTTTCTCTCGATAATTTCTCAGCCATAAAACGCTGACTCATTTCTAAACACGCCTGTAGCTGCACATATTTGGCTTGCCCCAGACCTTTTACCTGACAGAACTCTTGTTCAGTTGCCTTAAATAATGAGCGTAAACTACCAAACTCATTCAGCATATGTTGAGCAAGCTCCAATACGCTACAGCCAGCAATGCCTGTGCGTAAAAAGATAGCCAGTAATTCTGAATCAGATAAAGAGCCAGCCCCATGAGAAAGCAACTTTTCTCTGGGCCGATCTTGTTTAGGCCAATCGGTAATTTTCATGCGTCCCTGCCTTAATATTAAAAAATAAAGTGATTAGTTTTTAACTAAGTAGAAAATAAGCCTAGCAAAAGGAACACGATCCAGCCAATAATGTCACTTATCTGACTTAGTTAATGTCGTAACAAATTACCTATGCAATTTAAAGATACCAATATACTTTTGGGCATTACCGGTGGTATTGCTGCTTATAAAACACCTGATTTAGTACGTAAATTAGTCGCCCAAGGGGCAAATGTTCGAGTCGTGTTAACCGAATCGGCTAAAGAATTTGTTAGCCCGCTGTCATTGCAAGCTGTATCTGGCAATACAGTGTCTGATAGTTTATTAGATAAAGATGCTGAAGCCGCAATGGGTCACATTGAATTAGCAAGATGGGCAGACAAATTATTAATCGCTCCGGCAACCGCTAATTTCTTAGCTAAACTAACTTATGGCTTAGCAGATGATTTATTGTCTACCCTATGTTTAGCCACAGCGGCCCCCATTTATGTCGCACCTGCTATGAATCAACAGATGTGGTTAGCTAAAGCCACCCAGTCTAATATTAAGTTGCTGCAGGGCCGAGACATTCAATTTTTAGGTCCTGCTCAAGGTGAGCAAGCTTGTGGTGACGTAGGCCCAGGACGCATGCTAGAGCCTGAAGAAATAGTTCAGCTAATTTTACCGGCTGTATCTCAAGTATTAGCAGATAAACACATTATTATTACCGCGGGTCCTACGCGGGAAGACATTGATCCTGTTCGCTACATAACCAACCACAGTTCAGGGAAAATGGGGTACGCCTTAGCAAAAGCCGCGCAAGTCCTTGGCGCTAATGTCACGCTAATAAGTGGGCCGGTAAACCTTACGGCACCAACTCAGGTGCATACCATAAATGTCTCAAGCGCAGAAGATATGCACAAAGCCGTTATGCAGCAAATGGGGGATTGTGACATCTTTATTGGTTGTGCCGCAGTAGCAGATTATAGGCCTCAACAAAAAACCTCACAAAAAATTAAAAAATCAGAGCAAGAGTTAACGCTTACTTTTGTTAAAAACCCTGATATCCTTAGTGATGTAGCTCATTTAACAAAGCCACCATTTACAGTTGGTTTTGCTGCTGAAACGCAGAACTTAAGGGAATACGCCTTAGGTAAATTAACACGCAAAAAGCTCAATATGATTGCTGCAAATGATGTATCAAATACAAACATTGGTTTTAACAGCGAACAAAATGCTGTCACTGTTTTTTGGCCTGAGGGTGAAAAACAATTAAACATTGCCGATAAGAGTTTATTAGCCGCACAGCTTATGCAACTTGTGGCTGAAAGATACACCAAAAACACAGACTAAAGACGCCACTTTCGTTTAGGATAAAATTAATGCCAGCAACAAAACGCCCAAACCGCAAAGCACAAATACTGCAAGCTCTCGCGAGTATGTTACAAACCAATCCAGGACAACGGATTACCACAGCCAAATTAGCCGCTCATGTCGGGGTTTCAGAAGCCGCTCTTTACCGACATTTCCCTAGTAAAGCACGCATGTTTGAAGGATTAATTGAATTTATTGAGGAAACCTTGTTTTCTCGGATCAATAAAATCATTAACGAAGAAAAAGACACAGCCTCACGTTGCCAGTTAATTTTGCACCTTATTTTAGGCTTTGCTGAAAAAAACCCAGGGATTACCCGAATATTAAATGGTGATGCACTTATGGGTGAACAAGACAGACTCAGAGAGCGTATAGCCCAATTATTCGAGCGTCTTGAAACCCAAATGAAACAAGTGCTTAGAGAGCGAAAATTACGTGAAGGTAAAACCTTACCTGCAGACGAAGGCTTAATTGCAAATATGTTAATTTGTTATGCCGATGGGCGTATAAATCAATACATACGTAGTGAATTTACTAAAAAGCCGACTGAAAACTTTGCCGAGCAATGGCAATTTATTAATAAACAGTTTTTTCAATAAAAACACGTTTTTGCTCTTACCCTTACAAAACGGACATTAAAAATGTCCGTTTTTTGTTATTATTTCGAGAATCTCTCACCAAAGAAATCCCCTTTATTCCAGCTAGAACGTTTTGTCTGCTCAGCTAACGTTAGCCCAATATGATAGTTCACTTCTGCAAACTTAGTGGCCGCTTGCCAATTAAAATCTTGGCTAAAATCGTCCCCAGTATTGTG
The sequence above is a segment of the Paraglaciecola sp. L3A3 genome. Coding sequences within it:
- a CDS encoding 3-deoxy-D-manno-octulosonic acid kinase, which encodes MPNIQEKTNGAHVILFDSTYFDTPEAEIFTDQFWSNQNKIIGQATGRGTTYFFKHQNGEYVLRHYLRGGLVGKILDGQYVFTGLHRTRAWKEFNLLHHMANLGLPCPTPIAAQIKRVGLYYQADIILCKIPQAKDVFNILLEKSISPDIWQKIGQTIAKFHQQQIYHHDLNIHNIMLDHNNKAWLIDFDKCSVKQGEKWKSANLSRLHRSFEKEQRLKNIYWSENDWLALQTGYLEF
- the rpmB gene encoding 50S ribosomal protein L28, which translates into the protein MAKVCQVTGKRPAVGNNRSHAKNSTRRRFLPNLQSHRFWVESENRFVKLRLSVKGMRIIDKKGIDTVLADMRADGVKI
- the glf gene encoding UDP-galactopyranose mutase, giving the protein MSNFQYDYVIVGAGLFGAVFAREALQKGLKVLVIDKRHHSGGNIYCENIEGINVHKYGAHIFHTSNKEVWNYVNQFVEFNHYVNSPIANYREKLYNLPFNMNTFYQLWGVKTPAEARAKIEEQRQPYRDIEPSNLEEQALFLGGKDLYETLIKGYTEKQWGRPATEIPSFIIKRLPFRFTFDNNYFNDLYQGVPIGGYNTLTNALFEGVEIHTGVNYFDNKEKYDQLARKVLYTGKIDEFFEYQLGKLEYRSLHFETQVLDQENYQGNAVVNYTEKDIPFTRIIEHKHFEFGTQEKTIVTHEYPHEFSKDNEPYYPINDTDNNALIASYKEMAASADYCDKYLFGGRLADYRYYDMDDTIEAALSLTKTELDNQ
- the mutM gene encoding bifunctional DNA-formamidopyrimidine glycosylase/DNA-(apurinic or apyrimidinic site) lyase; translation: MPELPEVEVSRLGITPHLEKQIIEQIIVRQPKLRWPVPDNVYLAEGLMIDSIRRRAKYLLLDTSKGSIVLHLGMSGKLCVVDSDTEIKKHDHIDIVMQNGVCLRFNDARRFGSCLWQGINEPQLSLLASLGPEPLTDDFDGTRLYELSRNKSVAVKNFIMDNKVVVGVGNIYANESLFIAGIDPRKPANKITKKRYLALAEIIKKVLASAIAQGGTTLKDFMQADGKPGYFAQQLLVYGRAGENCDACLTPIQSLMIGQRNTFYCPSCQN
- the slmA gene encoding nucleoid occlusion factor SlmA: MPATKRPNRKAQILQALASMLQTNPGQRITTAKLAAHVGVSEAALYRHFPSKARMFEGLIEFIEETLFSRINKIINEEKDTASRCQLILHLILGFAEKNPGITRILNGDALMGEQDRLRERIAQLFERLETQMKQVLRERKLREGKTLPADEGLIANMLICYADGRINQYIRSEFTKKPTENFAEQWQFINKQFFQ
- the coaBC gene encoding bifunctional phosphopantothenoylcysteine decarboxylase/phosphopantothenate--cysteine ligase CoaBC, whose translation is MQFKDTNILLGITGGIAAYKTPDLVRKLVAQGANVRVVLTESAKEFVSPLSLQAVSGNTVSDSLLDKDAEAAMGHIELARWADKLLIAPATANFLAKLTYGLADDLLSTLCLATAAPIYVAPAMNQQMWLAKATQSNIKLLQGRDIQFLGPAQGEQACGDVGPGRMLEPEEIVQLILPAVSQVLADKHIIITAGPTREDIDPVRYITNHSSGKMGYALAKAAQVLGANVTLISGPVNLTAPTQVHTINVSSAEDMHKAVMQQMGDCDIFIGCAAVADYRPQQKTSQKIKKSEQELTLTFVKNPDILSDVAHLTKPPFTVGFAAETQNLREYALGKLTRKKLNMIAANDVSNTNIGFNSEQNAVTVFWPEGEKQLNIADKSLLAAQLMQLVAERYTKNTD
- the rpmG gene encoding 50S ribosomal protein L33 — its product is MRDKIKLVSSAGTGFYYTTDKNKRNMPGKMEIKKFDPKIRQHVLFKEAKIK
- the coaD gene encoding pantetheine-phosphate adenylyltransferase → MHRKAIYPGTFDPVTNGHADLIERAAKMFDHVIIGIASNPSKKPLFTLDERVELIKQVTQHLDNVEVIGFTGLLADFAKQQKAAILVRGLRAVSDFEYEFQLANMNRRLNPDLESVFMTPAEENSFISSTLVKEVALHRGEVTEFCHPAVIAALKNKLHPHT
- a CDS encoding capsule assembly Wzi family protein; this translates as MLDAAVTSFPVPWKGIAQQLEKIQTAELPSIPSIAAKRLKHYLQVHKSQTGQSIISLYGASDDSRFTDFSGLQAQKVQLNITKEFYVGRWAGQVSANYERGGKKHFDESFIAYQFGDWNLRLGSISQWWGPAQSSSLILSNNARPIPALALSRSETTRSKHHLLSYLGPWFFTMQLGQLETERSVPDTKIWSSRFNFKPVSGLEIGLSWNAMWGGEGKGNSFSDFIDLVTFERDCINGAISCNNDLKSPIGNHLAGIDFSYSLIIFERPFSLYGQRIGEDKGDYLNVRDNANLVGLSSYFWGSKIYLETSDTNVACSNQGLPGNNCYYEHSTYTGGYRFYNRAIGSTFDSDADMLTLGINKQFSDGDLFEIMFNRLKLNQDKQQPSPVVSGNSEDIHRLSGFYQTQFGDWLVKLGANFEYTDLNLESKTESLIYANFKYKLN
- a CDS encoding beta-1,6-galactofuranosyltransferase, producing MTDKVFISRNYRGMFGAAGKAKIDCETILTNQGWRNLGFKQTWVTNSLLGTLISALGVTWGLIRLKRHSYVCLQYPFNKFFRYCVWGAEIKKCKIVTIVHDVRSLKGKYEFSQKEMDLLNRCDQLIIHNPAMRRWFEEQSIQSQLFEIGAFDYLHTAKVTIEKKPFNFEKLRIVFAGNIGSKQSFVYELDTLESANYCIDLYGTNFYPNSVKDNKNSILNYKGVFPADEVIDRIDGDFGLVWYGESLDSCDGLPGKYLKYNNPHKLSLYVLCGMPIIIWDKAAMADFVVSNGIGFTISSLNELPAKMKSLQPEDYARFKTNAAKIKQNLEAGEFLRQSLEKAEQALADKNWTTEKK
- the radC gene encoding DNA repair protein RadC, with product MKITDWPKQDRPREKLLSHGAGSLSDSELLAIFLRTGIAGCSVLELAQHMLNEFGSLRSLFKATEQEFCQVKGLGQAKYVQLQACLEMSQRFMAEKLSRENSFNSVEQTQAYLIAKLRDQPHEVFAMLLLDSQHRLITFRPMFYGTIDSASVYPRVLVQQALKDNAAAVILAHNHPSGVAEPSQADKSITKRIVDAFSLLDIKVLDHFVIGDGVAVSFAQRGLI